The Bacteroidota bacterium genome window below encodes:
- a CDS encoding four helix bundle protein, translating into MHDYKKLNVWKESIELITEVYKTTSEFPSTEKFGLISQINRCAVSIASNIAEGAGRNTDGEFRQFLGTSKGSSYELETQLIVSNNLGYISIEELNILIEKLEYDQKMIHNLIKSLK; encoded by the coding sequence ATGCATGACTATAAAAAGCTCAATGTCTGGAAAGAATCGATTGAGCTGATAACTGAAGTTTATAAAACAACAAGTGAATTTCCTTCTACTGAGAAATTTGGATTAATAAGTCAGATAAACCGTTGCGCTGTTTCGATTGCATCTAATATTGCGGAAGGAGCAGGAAGAAATACGGACGGAGAGTTCAGGCAGTTTTTAGGAACTTCTAAAGGCTCAAGTTACGAATTAGAAACTCAATTAATTGTTTCAAATAATTTAGGATATATTTCAATTGAAGAGTTAAACATTTTGATTGAAAAGTTAGAATATGATCAAAAGATGATACACAATTTAATTAAAAGCTTGAAGTAG
- a CDS encoding acyltransferase, with translation MPRIIKSGLIQMSLPMTEGEGSIHQIVDAMVAKHVPYIEEAGKQGVQILCLQEIFNTPYFCPGQDKAWYESAEHMPGPTVELMQQYAKKYSMVIIVPIYEKEQAGFLYNSAAVIDADGTYLGKYRKNHIPHTSGFWEKFFFKPGNLGYPVFQTKYCKVGVYICYDRHFPEGARILGLNGAEIVYNPSATVAGLSQYLWKLEQPAHAAANGYFMGCINRVGVEKPWNLGKFYGSSYFVDPRGQIFACASEDNDELLVAEFDLDMIEEVRSTWQFFRDRRPETYGKMTEL, from the coding sequence ATGCCAAGAATAATTAAATCCGGTCTAATTCAGATGTCATTGCCTATGACCGAAGGCGAAGGAAGCATTCATCAGATTGTTGATGCAATGGTAGCGAAACACGTTCCATACATTGAAGAAGCAGGTAAACAAGGCGTTCAGATATTATGCTTACAGGAAATTTTTAATACTCCGTACTTTTGTCCCGGGCAGGATAAAGCATGGTACGAATCCGCCGAACATATGCCGGGACCAACGGTCGAGCTTATGCAGCAGTATGCAAAAAAATATTCGATGGTAATTATAGTTCCAATCTACGAAAAAGAGCAGGCAGGATTTTTATACAACTCCGCTGCAGTTATTGATGCAGACGGAACTTACCTCGGTAAATACAGAAAAAATCATATTCCTCATACATCAGGTTTCTGGGAAAAATTCTTCTTCAAACCGGGTAATTTAGGATATCCTGTTTTCCAGACAAAGTATTGTAAAGTCGGTGTGTACATCTGCTATGACAGACATTTCCCGGAAGGCGCAAGAATCTTAGGTCTTAACGGTGCAGAGATTGTTTACAATCCTTCTGCAACTGTTGCAGGTTTATCACAATACTTATGGAAACTCGAACAGCCTGCACACGCAGCAGCTAACGGATACTTCATGGGATGTATTAACAGAGTCGGTGTAGAAAAACCATGGAACCTCGGTAAATTCTACGGCTCATCTTATTTCGTTGATCCGCGCGGACAAATATTTGCATGCGCATCTGAAGATAACGATGAATTATTAGTTGCAGAATTTGATTTAGACATGATTGAAGAAGTCCGCTCCACATGGCAGTTCTTCAGAGACAGAAGACCAGAAACATACGGTAAGATGACTGAACTTTGA
- a CDS encoding type II toxin-antitoxin system RelE/ParE family toxin, whose product MKIIWSSSAEKTLDDISVYYLNSYGVNYGKKLINRIIDAVEIIKDNVQIGKRTSRANVRFIIRGNYSIYYRVSKSDILILTIWDNRRNPKQFKI is encoded by the coding sequence GTGAAAATTATCTGGTCCTCTTCAGCTGAGAAAACTCTTGATGATATTTCTGTTTACTATTTAAACTCTTATGGTGTTAATTATGGGAAGAAATTAATCAATAGAATTATTGATGCAGTAGAAATAATAAAAGACAATGTTCAGATAGGTAAACGTACATCACGGGCTAATGTTAGATTTATCATCAGAGGAAATTACTCAATTTATTATAGAGTAAGTAAATCAGATATTTTAATACTCACTATCTGGGATAACAGAAGAAATCCAAAACAATTTAAAATTTAA
- a CDS encoding alpha/beta fold hydrolase, with translation MKKLLLLHGAIGAASQFDKLKEELKDKFEIYSMNFSGHGGEAMPEKFSIELFADDVIKFLEKNNLDNMDVFGYSMGGYVALYIASKFKNKLNRIFTTATKFDWNEESSVKESKMLNPAKIEEKIPAFAKSLEKRHAPGDWKVVLNKTADMMIELGKKPVLTNDVLEKIENDVLVSVGDKDTMVTIEETANAAGKLKNGKLFIFSETEHPIEKMNVKKLSDEITKFFI, from the coding sequence ATGAAGAAGCTTTTATTGTTGCACGGTGCAATCGGTGCGGCGAGCCAGTTTGATAAATTAAAAGAAGAGTTAAAAGATAAATTTGAAATTTATTCAATGAACTTTTCGGGACACGGTGGTGAAGCGATGCCGGAAAAGTTTTCCATCGAACTTTTCGCTGATGATGTTATAAAATTTCTTGAGAAAAATAATTTAGATAATATGGATGTCTTCGGTTACAGCATGGGCGGATATGTTGCTTTGTATATAGCAAGTAAGTTTAAAAACAAATTGAACAGAATTTTTACAACAGCTACTAAATTTGACTGGAATGAAGAAAGTTCAGTGAAGGAATCGAAGATGCTGAATCCGGCAAAGATTGAGGAGAAAATTCCTGCATTTGCAAAGTCATTAGAGAAAAGACATGCACCAGGCGACTGGAAAGTTGTTCTGAATAAAACTGCAGATATGATGATTGAGCTCGGAAAGAAACCGGTGCTAACAAATGATGTTTTAGAAAAAATTGAGAATGATGTATTAGTCAGCGTTGGTGATAAAGATACAATGGTAACTATTGAAGAGACTGCAAACGCAGCGGGCAAATTAAAAAACGGAAAGCTTTTTATATTCTCTGAAACAGAGCATCCGATTGAAAAAATGAATGTGAAAAAGTTATCTGACGAGATAACAAAATTCTTTATTTAA
- the hydA gene encoding dihydropyrimidinase: MSILIKNGRVVTASEDYIADVFIEGEKISRIGKNLDVKADEIIDASGKLVIPGGIDPHVHLDMPFMGTFSSDSYETGTRAALHGGTTTVIDFILQTQGKSLQSAYDEWSGRANGTTYGDYSFHMAVTDFNEDTKKEIAHFVNDLGITSFKTFMAYKGALMIDDRQMIGLMNEVRDQGGMVTVHATNGDMIDFLIAKHRAEGKLEPLYHYLSQPEVTEAEASGRFADMARYTGVPGYIVHMTCEGALNAIRREMTKNYRVYAETCIQYLILDASLYEKNFEGAKWVMSPPLREKKDQAALWGGINQGSIQVVATDHCPFMWVQKEMGKDDFSKIPNGHPAIENRMELLFSEGVNKGKISLNKFVEVSSTNAAKIFGMFPHKGTIGIGADADIVIFDPNEEHTLSAKTHHMNVDYSGYEGWKLKGKVKQTILRGTLAIDNGEVKIKKGYGKFIKRKKVSNLI, from the coding sequence ATGTCAATACTCATTAAGAACGGAAGAGTTGTAACAGCTTCCGAAGATTACATTGCAGATGTTTTTATCGAAGGAGAAAAAATTTCTCGGATCGGAAAAAACCTCGACGTTAAAGCCGATGAAATAATTGATGCTTCGGGCAAGCTCGTTATTCCCGGCGGAATTGACCCTCATGTTCATTTAGATATGCCTTTCATGGGTACGTTCTCATCTGACAGCTATGAAACAGGAACCCGCGCAGCTTTGCACGGCGGAACGACAACTGTAATTGATTTCATTCTGCAGACACAGGGAAAATCATTGCAGTCAGCTTATGATGAATGGAGCGGCAGAGCTAACGGCACTACATACGGAGATTATTCTTTCCATATGGCAGTAACTGATTTCAACGAAGATACAAAAAAAGAGATCGCTCACTTTGTAAATGACTTAGGTATTACATCATTCAAAACATTCATGGCTTATAAAGGCGCATTGATGATTGATGACAGGCAGATGATTGGCCTGATGAATGAAGTCCGTGACCAAGGCGGAATGGTAACAGTTCACGCAACTAACGGAGACATGATTGACTTCTTAATTGCAAAACACAGAGCAGAAGGAAAGCTTGAACCGCTGTATCATTATCTTTCACAGCCGGAAGTTACTGAAGCAGAGGCATCGGGAAGATTTGCCGACATGGCAAGATATACAGGCGTTCCCGGATACATTGTTCACATGACTTGCGAAGGCGCGCTGAATGCAATAAGAAGAGAGATGACAAAAAATTACAGAGTTTATGCTGAGACATGTATTCAATATTTAATTCTGGATGCATCTTTATACGAAAAGAATTTCGAAGGAGCTAAGTGGGTTATGAGTCCGCCTTTGAGAGAGAAAAAAGACCAGGCAGCTTTATGGGGCGGAATAAATCAGGGAAGCATTCAAGTTGTTGCGACTGACCACTGTCCTTTTATGTGGGTGCAGAAGGAAATGGGCAAAGATGATTTCTCAAAAATCCCTAACGGTCATCCCGCAATTGAAAACAGAATGGAATTACTTTTCAGCGAAGGCGTGAACAAAGGAAAAATTTCTTTGAATAAATTTGTGGAGGTAAGCTCAACTAATGCAGCAAAGATATTCGGAATGTTCCCGCATAAAGGAACCATCGGAATCGGAGCAGATGCAGATATAGTAATTTTTGATCCTAACGAAGAGCACACACTTTCAGCAAAAACTCATCATATGAACGTTGACTACAGCGGTTACGAAGGATGGAAGTTAAAAGGAAAAGTGAAGCAGACAATTTTAAGAGGAACACTGGCAATTGATAACGGTGAAGTGAAGATAAAGAAGGGATACGGAAAGTTTATTAAGAGAAAGAAAGTTTCGAATTTAATATAA
- a CDS encoding HrgA protein, with translation MTFWDVIKKTLEKVGLPLTPKEIWDKANELGTIGSFKTSGKTPWATIGAYCYTDIINKGDKSLVIQVSERPAKFFLRDKFTSLKFEQLSKEIDLQKSPETKFKERDLHPLLATFAFSDTHFKANLKTIFHENSKRKQKGENEWLHPDVVGVYFPSKDFKPETLEMQKHLSINAIKIFSFEVKVNVNFNNLREYYFQAVSNSSWANEGYLVAYKVDDEPSLRDELRRLNNAFGIGIIELNAENVAESEIIFPAKFKIELDWSTIDRLVSENKNFKSFLEIISADRRVKQVESEFDKVLDFEEIKKHLKEKSILK, from the coding sequence ATGACATTTTGGGATGTAATAAAAAAAACACTTGAAAAAGTAGGACTTCCATTGACTCCTAAAGAAATTTGGGATAAAGCAAATGAATTGGGAACAATAGGAAGTTTTAAAACTTCAGGAAAGACCCCATGGGCTACAATAGGAGCTTATTGTTATACAGATATAATTAATAAAGGAGATAAATCACTCGTAATTCAAGTTAGTGAAAGACCTGCAAAGTTTTTTTTAAGAGATAAATTCACATCTTTAAAATTTGAACAACTTTCAAAAGAAATAGATTTACAAAAATCACCAGAAACAAAATTTAAAGAAAGAGACCTTCATCCTTTACTTGCAACCTTTGCATTTTCAGATACACATTTTAAAGCAAATCTGAAAACCATCTTCCACGAAAATTCTAAGAGAAAACAAAAGGGTGAGAATGAATGGTTACATCCAGATGTTGTTGGGGTTTATTTTCCCTCTAAGGATTTTAAACCTGAAACTCTTGAAATGCAAAAACACTTATCAATTAATGCTATAAAGATTTTTTCTTTTGAAGTAAAAGTAAATGTTAACTTTAATAATTTAAGAGAATATTATTTTCAAGCTGTTTCAAATTCAAGTTGGGCAAATGAAGGTTATTTAGTTGCATATAAAGTTGATGATGAGCCTTCACTCAGAGATGAATTAAGAAGATTAAACAATGCTTTTGGTATTGGGATTATTGAACTTAACGCAGAAAATGTAGCAGAATCGGAAATTATTTTTCCTGCAAAATTTAAAATTGAGTTAGATTGGAGTACAATTGATAGATTGGTCAGTGAAAATAAAAACTTTAAAAGCTTTTTAGAAATAATAAGTGCAGATAGAAGAGTAAAGCAAGTAGAAAGTGAATTTGATAAAGTTTTAGATTTTGAAGAAATAAAGAAGCATTTAAAAGAAAAGTCCATTCTAAAATAA
- a CDS encoding NAD(P)-dependent oxidoreductase, with amino-acid sequence MAEYTTPTNEQEFEANFAQIKPLMNKTEAYYESSRCLFCYDAPCVEACPTHIDIPLFIRQINTNNITGAARTIYDSNYFGNACGKVCPTEVLCEGACVYNHQDVKPIEIGRLQNYATSQAIADDIKFYTPAKANGKKAAIIGSGPAGIACACELRKAGVHVDIYEAKSNPTGLTVNGIAPYKITNDEVLAELAYLQTQFGFNIIYNSPIMSKDDVDKLEKNYDAIFIGVGNGATSSLGIPGEDKANVHGAVEIIEHLRKDHYNVAFGKKVIVLGGGNTAMDAASESARMGCPDVTLAYRRSKEEMGAYHFEYALAKDVGVKGMFNAAPLEIIGNGKVTAVKFIKTKTENGKVVNIPGSEFVLECDMVIMATGQKGHDYLFDNISNLEVNGTKVKANNYQTTNPKYFVGGDCLNGGAEVVNAAYDGKHAALAMLEFLVVS; translated from the coding sequence ATGGCTGAATACACAACCCCTACAAACGAACAAGAGTTCGAAGCAAACTTTGCGCAGATAAAACCTTTAATGAATAAGACCGAGGCTTACTATGAAAGCTCGCGATGTCTTTTCTGCTACGATGCTCCATGCGTTGAAGCATGTCCCACACACATTGATATTCCTTTGTTCATAAGACAAATAAATACAAATAATATTACCGGGGCTGCAAGAACGATTTACGATTCAAATTATTTCGGCAATGCATGCGGAAAAGTCTGTCCCACTGAAGTTTTATGCGAAGGCGCCTGCGTATATAATCATCAGGATGTTAAGCCGATTGAAATCGGACGCTTGCAAAACTATGCAACATCACAGGCAATTGCAGATGATATAAAATTTTATACTCCTGCAAAAGCTAACGGAAAGAAAGCTGCCATTATCGGTTCAGGTCCTGCAGGAATTGCATGCGCATGTGAACTTAGAAAAGCAGGTGTGCACGTTGATATCTACGAAGCAAAATCTAATCCGACAGGATTAACAGTTAACGGTATTGCTCCATATAAAATTACCAACGACGAAGTTTTAGCGGAGCTTGCATATCTTCAGACTCAATTCGGATTTAACATTATTTATAATTCTCCCATTATGTCGAAGGATGATGTAGATAAACTTGAAAAAAATTACGATGCAATTTTTATAGGGGTAGGTAACGGCGCGACATCTTCACTCGGAATTCCCGGTGAAGATAAGGCAAACGTTCACGGCGCTGTTGAAATAATTGAGCATCTTAGAAAAGACCATTACAATGTTGCATTCGGAAAAAAAGTAATTGTTCTTGGCGGCGGTAATACTGCTATGGATGCTGCTTCTGAATCTGCACGCATGGGATGCCCCGATGTTACTCTTGCTTACAGACGTTCGAAAGAAGAGATGGGCGCTTATCATTTTGAATACGCTCTTGCAAAGGATGTCGGAGTAAAAGGTATGTTTAACGCTGCTCCTCTGGAAATTATCGGAAACGGAAAAGTTACTGCGGTTAAATTTATTAAAACAAAAACCGAAAACGGTAAAGTTGTAAATATTCCCGGAAGTGAATTTGTTCTTGAGTGCGATATGGTCATTATGGCCACAGGGCAAAAAGGACATGATTATCTCTTCGATAACATCTCTAACTTGGAAGTTAACGGAACAAAAGTTAAAGCAAACAACTATCAGACAACAAATCCGAAATATTTTGTCGGTGGTGACTGCCTTAACGGCGGAGCTGAAGTTGTAAACGCTGCTTATGACGGCAAGCATGCGGCTCTCGCTATGCTTGAGTTCCTAGTTGTCAGTTAA
- a CDS encoding peptide chain release factor 3 gives MGLQEELKEEIKKRRTFAIISHPDAGKTTLTEKLLLFGGAIQTAGAVKSNKIKKTATSDFMEIEKQRGISVATSVMTFEYKGLIINLLDTPGHKDFAEDTYRTLTAVDSVIIVIDSVKGVEEQTEKLMEVCRMRNTPVIVFINKLDREGREPFELLDEVENKLSIHVRPLSFPIGKGSLFKGVYDLYQNHLNLFKPNKTEKETDIIEMKGLDDPKLDTYLGSDAERLRHDVEMIEGVYHEFDKQQYLEGHLAPVFFGSAVNNFGVQELLDGFIAISPEPKGRESDVREVKSDEQKFSGFVFKIHANIDPRHRDRLAFLRITSGKFERNKFFHHVRLDKDLRFSTPYSFMASAKSIVDEAYPGDVVGLYDTGNFKIGDTLTEGENFMFKGIPSFSPEIFKELRNTDPMKSKQLDKGIQQLTEEGVAQLFTQDDGRRKIVGTVGELQFDVIQYRLLNEYGASCRFEHLNYYKALWMMAEDESKLAEFIKYKNNIAKDKDGHLVYFADSEWVLKLTIERNPDIKFYFNSEFKLDTAQ, from the coding sequence ATGGGTTTACAGGAAGAGTTAAAAGAAGAAATAAAAAAACGCAGGACGTTTGCAATCATATCTCACCCGGACGCGGGTAAAACTACGCTTACGGAAAAGCTGCTTTTATTTGGCGGTGCGATTCAGACAGCGGGAGCGGTGAAGTCAAACAAGATTAAGAAGACGGCAACATCTGACTTTATGGAAATCGAAAAGCAGAGAGGTATCTCCGTTGCTACATCCGTAATGACGTTTGAATACAAAGGACTGATAATAAATTTACTTGATACACCCGGCCACAAAGACTTTGCCGAAGATACTTACAGAACATTGACTGCTGTGGACAGCGTAATAATTGTAATCGATAGCGTGAAGGGTGTGGAAGAGCAGACAGAGAAACTTATGGAAGTATGCCGAATGAGAAATACTCCCGTGATTGTATTTATAAATAAGCTTGACCGGGAAGGAAGAGAGCCGTTTGAATTGCTTGATGAAGTAGAAAATAAATTAAGTATACATGTGCGTCCTCTTAGTTTTCCTATAGGAAAAGGTTCACTCTTCAAAGGAGTATATGATTTATATCAGAATCATTTAAATTTATTCAAGCCGAATAAGACAGAGAAAGAAACAGATATAATTGAGATGAAGGGACTTGATGACCCAAAACTTGATACATATTTAGGTAGCGATGCAGAGAGACTAAGACACGATGTTGAAATGATTGAAGGTGTGTATCATGAGTTTGATAAGCAGCAATATCTTGAGGGACATTTAGCTCCCGTGTTTTTCGGCAGCGCTGTGAATAATTTTGGAGTGCAGGAATTGCTGGATGGATTTATAGCAATCTCTCCCGAACCAAAGGGAAGAGAATCGGATGTACGTGAAGTAAAATCAGACGAGCAGAAGTTCAGTGGATTTGTTTTTAAGATACATGCAAACATTGACCCGAGGCATAGAGACAGACTGGCATTTTTAAGAATTACATCGGGGAAATTTGAGAGGAATAAATTTTTTCATCATGTGAGATTGGATAAAGATCTGAGATTTTCTACTCCGTATTCATTCATGGCATCTGCGAAAAGTATTGTAGACGAAGCATATCCCGGCGACGTAGTGGGACTTTATGATACTGGTAATTTTAAAATCGGAGATACACTGACTGAGGGCGAAAATTTTATGTTCAAAGGAATTCCGAGTTTTTCACCGGAAATATTTAAAGAACTGAGAAATACTGACCCGATGAAATCCAAGCAGCTTGATAAAGGAATTCAGCAGCTGACGGAAGAAGGTGTTGCGCAGCTGTTCACACAGGATGACGGCAGAAGAAAAATTGTAGGGACGGTAGGTGAACTGCAGTTTGATGTAATACAATACAGATTGCTGAATGAATACGGTGCATCGTGCCGCTTTGAGCATCTGAATTATTACAAAGCTTTATGGATGATGGCAGAAGATGAAAGCAAATTAGCAGAGTTTATAAAATATAAAAATAATATAGCAAAGGATAAGGACGGGCATTTGGTTTACTTTGCTGATTCTGAGTGGGTGCTGAAGCTGACGATTGAAAGAAATCCCGATATAAAATTTTATTTCAATTCTGAATTTAAATTAGATACAGCACAGTAA
- a CDS encoding four helix bundle protein produces the protein MKSDYYELDVWKKCRELVNQVYELTKKFPKEEIYGLTNQIRRCAVSVPSNIAEGCGRQHTNDSIQFFYIARGSLYELETQIFLSKDQNYITEEDLKKIMELILECKKLLNGFIKYYKSLKF, from the coding sequence ATGAAAAGTGATTACTATGAATTAGATGTTTGGAAAAAATGTAGAGAATTGGTTAACCAAGTTTATGAGTTAACTAAGAAATTCCCTAAAGAAGAGATTTATGGTCTGACGAATCAAATCAGAAGATGTGCAGTTTCAGTTCCTTCAAACATAGCTGAAGGCTGTGGAAGACAGCACACAAACGATTCGATACAATTTTTCTACATTGCAAGAGGTTCTTTGTATGAGCTTGAAACTCAGATATTTTTAAGTAAAGATCAAAATTATATCACTGAAGAAGATTTAAAGAAAATTATGGAATTAATTCTTGAATGCAAAAAACTCTTGAATGGATTTATAAAATATTATAAAAGTTTAAAATTTTAA
- a CDS encoding nucleoside deaminase, with amino-acid sequence MKTSALIFLFILLCSFQINAQTKENSKENSIEENESYMKMAIELAKTAVNEGNYPFGAVVVKNGIVVGKGYNNSHSTNDATAHGEINAIRDACKNLGTNWLEGCELYTNGEPCPMCFAACFFANIRHIYFGATKEDMTQWGVVDMRPYDLVCQPLEQREIKSEVVLREESGKIFEDWSKTNKKKW; translated from the coding sequence ATGAAAACATCTGCTTTAATATTTTTGTTTATTCTTCTATGTTCATTTCAGATTAATGCGCAGACTAAAGAGAATTCGAAAGAAAATTCAATTGAAGAGAACGAGAGCTATATGAAGATGGCAATTGAGCTTGCTAAGACTGCAGTTAATGAAGGTAATTATCCGTTCGGAGCTGTAGTTGTAAAAAACGGAATTGTTGTCGGAAAAGGATATAACAATTCACATTCAACCAACGATGCAACGGCGCATGGAGAGATAAATGCAATAAGAGATGCATGTAAAAATCTCGGGACTAACTGGCTTGAAGGATGTGAGCTATACACAAACGGTGAACCCTGCCCGATGTGTTTTGCAGCGTGCTTCTTTGCAAATATAAGACATATTTATTTCGGAGCAACGAAGGAAGATATGACTCAGTGGGGAGTTGTTGATATGAGACCTTATGACTTAGTCTGCCAGCCACTTGAGCAAAGAGAAATAAAATCAGAAGTTGTTCTTCGAGAAGAGTCCGGCAAAATTTTTGAGGACTGGAGTAAGACAAACAAAAAGAAATGGTAG
- a CDS encoding DUF4404 family protein, with protein sequence MLEQLSKLEDSVSSSSMDKEKKAEILAEIDALRLEFISSNEISHPFRKAFNKLRKTIFEFEKDHPFLVKNINEISSMLSNMGI encoded by the coding sequence ATGCTTGAACAATTATCAAAACTCGAGGACAGCGTAAGCTCATCCTCAATGGACAAAGAAAAAAAAGCTGAGATATTAGCTGAGATAGATGCGTTAAGACTGGAGTTTATTTCGTCGAATGAAATATCACATCCGTTCAGAAAAGCATTTAATAAACTAAGAAAAACTATTTTTGAATTTGAAAAGGACCATCCTTTTCTTGTAAAAAATATAAACGAAATTTCTTCCATGCTTTCAAACATGGGAATATAA
- the preA gene encoding NAD-dependent dihydropyrimidine dehydrogenase subunit PreA, with translation MEKQKPATGNGRLATNFAGIKSPNPFWLASAPPTNSGYQIMKAFDKGWGGAVWKTLGVPVVNVSSRYGSVNYRDTRMMGFNNIELISDRPLSDNLREIEEVKKYFPNNAVIASLMVESREQWHQIVKDVENAGADGIELNFGCPHGMCERGMGSAVGQDPKILELIVGWVMEVAKIPVIVKLTPNISHIEDPALAAKAGGGNAVSLINTIQSIVGLDIDNFNAYPNVDGNSTNGGYCGPAVKPIALNMVKNVAKIPNFNLPISGIGGVENWRDAVEFVLLGAGTVQVCTAVMHYGFGIIREIVSGFEQYMVDKGFNTVDEMIGRALPNVKTWENLNLKYKIVADIDKSKCIGCQLCYIACEDGAHQAIGLADDLADRKPHIIEENCVGCNLCSLVCPVENCITMVRKDSGKEHITWKERTVNDDIPTTFDDQRGGGVGHYIPEPKEAIAYRLK, from the coding sequence ATGGAAAAACAAAAACCGGCAACTGGCAACGGAAGACTGGCAACTAATTTTGCGGGAATAAAATCTCCCAACCCATTTTGGTTAGCATCGGCACCGCCGACAAACTCAGGCTACCAGATAATGAAAGCCTTCGATAAAGGATGGGGCGGAGCAGTATGGAAAACTCTGGGCGTACCTGTTGTTAACGTATCAAGCAGATACGGCTCGGTAAACTACCGCGATACCAGAATGATGGGCTTCAACAATATTGAGCTTATTTCAGACAGACCTTTATCAGATAACTTACGAGAAATAGAAGAAGTAAAAAAATATTTTCCGAACAATGCAGTGATAGCATCTCTGATGGTGGAGTCTCGCGAGCAGTGGCATCAGATTGTTAAAGATGTTGAAAACGCAGGTGCAGACGGAATCGAATTAAACTTCGGATGCCCTCACGGAATGTGCGAGCGAGGCATGGGCTCGGCTGTAGGTCAGGATCCAAAAATTCTTGAGCTTATCGTCGGATGGGTAATGGAAGTTGCAAAGATTCCTGTGATAGTAAAACTCACTCCGAATATTTCTCACATTGAAGATCCCGCACTTGCTGCAAAGGCAGGCGGTGGAAATGCCGTATCACTTATCAATACTATTCAAAGTATTGTTGGACTCGATATAGATAATTTCAATGCATACCCGAACGTTGACGGTAACAGCACTAACGGCGGCTACTGCGGACCTGCAGTGAAACCGATTGCATTAAACATGGTGAAGAACGTTGCAAAGATTCCGAACTTCAATCTTCCTATATCAGGAATCGGCGGAGTAGAGAACTGGAGAGATGCAGTTGAGTTTGTATTGCTCGGAGCAGGAACAGTTCAGGTCTGCACTGCAGTTATGCATTATGGTTTTGGAATTATCAGAGAAATCGTTTCGGGATTTGAACAGTACATGGTTGATAAAGGATTCAATACGGTCGATGAAATGATAGGCAGAGCGTTACCAAATGTAAAGACATGGGAAAATTTAAATCTCAAATACAAAATTGTTGCAGATATTGATAAGTCAAAATGTATCGGCTGCCAGCTTTGTTACATCGCCTGCGAAGACGGTGCGCATCAGGCAATAGGACTTGCAGACGACCTTGCCGACAGAAAGCCGCACATCATTGAAGAGAATTGCGTTGGATGTAATTTATGTTCGCTTGTATGTCCCGTAGAAAACTGTATTACAATGGTTCGCAAAGATAGCGGTAAAGAACATATCACATGGAAAGAAAGAACTGTTAACGATGATATTCCTACAACATTTGACGACCAAAGAGGCGGCGGCGTAGGACATTATATTCCCGAGCCGAAAGAGGCAATAGCATACAGACTAAAATAA